A window of Candidatus Omnitrophota bacterium genomic DNA:
ACCTTCTTTTTCCAGCGCGGAGATTAAGCGCCGGTATAAAGATTCCAGCGTTTTCAGCCAATTGGATACGGTTTCGTTTCCTTCCAGATTCGAACGCTCCACATAACGGAAAATATTATCGAATCCGTCCAAAATCGGAAGGATTCGCGCGAAAAATTCTTCCTTCCGCCGATCGATTTGCAAAGAAGCGGGAAGACGCTTGGCCTTCGCGGCCTCCGGCAACTCATCGGGCCGCTTATAAAGCAACGCTAAGGCGTCGCCCCTTTTATCGCCGAAAGTCTCCATCGGAAGATTTTCGATAGGAAACTCTTCTTTGAAATTCGCCGCTTCTTTCCACCAACCCATTAACGCAAACCTCCAAGGCGTTTCGCTTCTCTCATGCCTTGTCTCGCCGCTTTGTTTCTGGGATCTTTATCGAGGATGCGTTGGTACTCGCTCATGGCGGCCGAATAGTTGCGCATAAGAAAATAGGTTTCGGCCAGTTGATTCATCAAATCCATGTTTTCCGGTTCGTATTTGAGCGCATTTTTAAATTGGACCAAGGCTTGATTGAAAATGCGTTGATCCTTCAATCGTTTTCCAAAGATCGTATAGCCGCGGACGAGATGATCGATGACCTGCCGCTTCCCCGGAGCTTTTTTCAGAGCCAAGTTCCACATATGGAACGACTTATGGTGCTGGTTCGTATTGAGATAAGCCCATCCCATTTGGCAGAGGACATCCACGTCGTCTTCGTTCTCCCGCAAGGCTTGTTCCAGGGCGTCGACGGCTTGTTTCCAATTGCCCTTTTGAATGCATGCGTAACCGAGCTCCTTGGCGGAGCCGCCCGACATGCTTCCGCTTACCGAATTGGCGCTGCCATCGATGAACTTGCCGCCGGTATATTTATGGATGCAGATGACGATGGCTTTCAAGTATTCGTCATTCGGATTGGCTTTCAATTCCCCGTTGAAAAAATCCAATGCTTTATGCCATGCGTTTTCCGATTCCGCTTTTTTCCCTTGTTTTTCGTAAGCCAGCGCCAGGTTCTGATAGATTACGCCGTGCTCGACGCCTTGTTCCAGCAGAGAATTGAAGGAGTTCTCCGCATCGGCGAATTGGTTCTGAAGAGCCGCTTTATACCCCTCTTCCCACAGGGCGAACGCTTGGTTGCGCTTGGTCTCTTCGTCGCTGGGATCCAGTTCCCTAATCCATTTCCAAGTCTCTACCGCTTCAGGCAACTGATTGTGTTGCGTATGGTATAGGGAAATGCCGCGCAATATATGATGCGCTTTCTCGAGCGTTTCGCCATCCAATCTAATTAGATCTTCCAAATGCGGACTTTGATTATTGCAGATGGTTTTCAACTCTTGCGTTAATTTGAAAAGTGAGAGGGGATGATCGGAGGTATGGGGATAATCGGAATAATAATAATTAGGCGGCGCCGCAAATAAACCGATATCGCTCTTCGCCCTCGTCGCCGGGTCTTTCAGCAAATCGTATGCGGTGCGAA
This region includes:
- the grpE gene encoding nucleotide exchange factor GrpE — encoded protein: MGWWKEAANFKEEFPIENLPMETFGDKRGDALALLYKRPDELPEAAKAKRLPASLQIDRRKEEFFARILPILDGFDNIFRYVERSNLEGNETVSNWLKTLESLYRRLISALEKEGLCAIESEGMSLDLSIHEVIDTREQPGVPNNTVIEEVVRGYRFGRRTLRDAKVIVAKNPAALEE
- a CDS encoding tetratricopeptide repeat protein, which translates into the protein MDNQTALLTRSPYEVLKVSRWADEEEIKANYFLLVKQFNPEYFPDEFIEIRTAYDLLKDPATRAKSDIGLFAAPPNYYYSDYPHTSDHPLSLFKLTQELKTICNNQSPHLEDLIRLDGETLEKAHHILRGISLYHTQHNQLPEAVETWKWIRELDPSDEETKRNQAFALWEEGYKAALQNQFADAENSFNSLLEQGVEHGVIYQNLALAYEKQGKKAESENAWHKALDFFNGELKANPNDEYLKAIVICIHKYTGGKFIDGSANSVSGSMSGGSAKELGYACIQKGNWKQAVDALEQALRENEDDVDVLCQMGWAYLNTNQHHKSFHMWNLALKKAPGKRQVIDHLVRGYTIFGKRLKDQRIFNQALVQFKNALKYEPENMDLMNQLAETYFLMRNYSAAMSEYQRILDKDPRNKAARQGMREAKRLGGLR